In Anaerobacillus isosaccharinicus, one genomic interval encodes:
- a CDS encoding aldo/keto reductase: protein MQYKRLGNTGLEVSNLCLGTMSFGRWIDEEASQAILNTAIESGINFIDTANFYGKGQDEAFAYGNGASEEILGRTLKGRREKVVLATKVGLPTGMGRNQSGLSRGHIFKEIEKSLQRLQTDYIDLYQVHIFDHNTPLEETLRALDDLVHQGKVRYIGCSNYGAWQIAKAHGISERLCLEKYVSVQPQYNLLSREIETELLPFCESEQVGAIVYSPMARGMLSGKYKGPDDVPPESRAAHNEKRLFTYFTEKNFQLVEQYKELADRENLTLSQFALAWVLNQQSVTSAIIGATKDSHVTDAVAVSDLNFSSELLEKIDQIK from the coding sequence ATGCAATATAAACGATTAGGAAATACAGGGCTAGAAGTTTCTAATCTATGCCTAGGAACGATGTCATTTGGTAGGTGGATTGATGAGGAAGCGTCACAAGCGATATTAAATACGGCGATTGAAAGCGGGATTAACTTTATTGATACGGCTAATTTTTACGGAAAAGGTCAGGATGAGGCTTTTGCTTATGGAAATGGAGCTTCTGAAGAAATACTTGGTCGGACCCTCAAAGGTAGGAGAGAAAAAGTTGTTCTAGCCACAAAGGTTGGCTTGCCGACAGGGATGGGTAGAAATCAATCTGGTCTTTCTAGAGGGCATATTTTTAAGGAAATTGAAAAGTCTTTGCAACGGCTACAAACGGATTACATTGATCTTTATCAAGTTCATATTTTTGATCACAATACTCCCCTTGAGGAAACGTTACGAGCATTGGATGATCTTGTTCACCAAGGGAAGGTACGTTACATTGGCTGCTCTAATTACGGTGCCTGGCAAATCGCGAAGGCCCATGGGATCAGTGAGAGACTTTGTTTAGAAAAATATGTTTCGGTGCAACCGCAATACAATTTATTATCTCGCGAGATAGAAACTGAGCTTCTTCCTTTTTGCGAGTCTGAACAAGTAGGCGCAATCGTTTATAGTCCAATGGCGAGAGGTATGCTTTCTGGTAAATACAAAGGGCCAGATGATGTTCCACCTGAGAGTCGCGCTGCTCATAATGAAAAGAGATTGTTCACCTATTTTACCGAAAAGAATTTTCAGTTAGTGGAACAATATAAAGAACTAGCAGATCGTGAAAATTTAACACTATCTCAATTTGCCTTAGCTTGGGTATTGAACCAACAAAGTGTGACATCTGCCATTATTGGTGCTACAAAAGATAGTCACGTGACCGATGCAGTCGCTGTTAGTGATCTGAATTTTTCGAGTGAATTGTTGGAGAAAATTGATCAAATTAAGTAG